In Vanessa cardui chromosome 6, ilVanCard2.1, whole genome shotgun sequence, the following proteins share a genomic window:
- the LOC124530230 gene encoding 39S ribosomal protein L47, mitochondrial, which translates to MNFTLFRSVLRNVTSVTYRSNKVFSLCGLPQVPRSIHTTCKQYDLMEFFDEKKNWNESNIRVGRSWKLDELRIKSNGDLHKLWYVLLKERNMLYTMEHECNENVKLFPNPERIDKVQESMDNIETVIRERNIAYYKLETGETGEREVDEVVNLLGLNEKYQKQEYYLPKFMNTRWVRSYFEHGYINSLAVKKFYRLYKEKLYNIERKARNRDFNHVQQLLKRFPDMDMEKLKAEYPNVDIEKAKRSKKARGHFMPKY; encoded by the coding sequence ATGAATTTCACTTTGTTTAGAAGTGTTTTGCGAAATGTTACCTCTGTAACATACAGATCAAATAAAGTATTCAGTCTTTGCGGATTGCCACAGGTTCCGAGAAGCATACACACGACATGTAAACAATACGATTTAATGGAATTTTTTGACGAGAAGAAGAATTGGAATGAATCAAATATTCGAGTGGGAAGATCTTGGAAGTTAGACGAACTGAGAATAAAATCCAATGGAGATTTGCATAAACTATGGTATGTCTTGTTAAAAGAACGTAATATGCTCTACACCATGGAACATGAGtgtaatgaaaatgttaaaCTTTTTCCTAACCCAGAGAGGATTGATAAAGTACAAGAATCAATGGATAACATAGAAACAGTTATACGAGAGCGAAACATAgcctattataaattagaaactGGAGAAACTGGGGAACGTGAGGTAGACGAAGTAGTAAACCTATTGGGCTTGaatgaaaaatatcaaaagCAAGAATACTATTTACCAAAGTTTATGAATACACGTTGGGTTCGATCATATTTTGAACATGGGTATATAAACAGTTTAGCAGTGAAGAAATTCTATAGATTATATAaggaaaaattatataatatagagagAAAAGCACGAAATAGAGATTTTAATCATGTACAACAATTACTAAAACGTTTCCCAGATATGGATATGGAAAAATTAAAAGCTGAGTATCCAAATGTGGACATAGAAAAAGCAAAACGATCTAAAAAAGCAAGAGGCCATTTTATGCCAAAATATTAA